The Peribacillus simplex genome contains the following window.
TGACTTTACTAGTAATAATGATTCTGTTTTAATTAATTTTCCCTAAGAAAAAAAGCCAGCATTACAAACCATAATATGGCTGTAACCTGACTGTTTATTATATATTTTAGAGTTTACACACTTGATTCCATTTGGATCCCTAATAAATTGCTAAACATCCCTCTTTTTTCACTCGCTAATTGATTATATTCACCGACCTGAATAATTTCTCCCTGATCCATGACCAACACTTGATCGGCATTGCGAATCGTCGATAATCGATGAGCTATTACAATGATGGTCATTTTTCCTTTTAATCTTTCAATAGCGGATTGAATCTTTGCTTCGTTCTCGGTATCCAGCGCACTTGTTGCTTCATCCAAAACAAGGATGGCTGGTTTACGCAGAATCGCTCTGGCTAGTACTAGACGCTGCCTTTCTCCTCCTGACAGGCGGACACCTCGATCACCTATGAGTGTATCCAAACCTTGAGGAAGCTTTCTGACAAAATCGGCAGCTGCAGCGAACTCTAAAGACTCCCATATGGATTCATCACTTGCATGAGGGTCAATGATCAGCAAATTTTCCCTTATTGTTGCATTAAAAAGAAATGGATCCTGTGGAATATAACTTATGGACCTCCGCAACGATAATAAGCGGTCATTAGTAAGGGGAGTATCATCTATTCTGACTTCACCCCTATTAGGTTGATTCAACCCCATTAAAATATCTATTAAGGTGCTTTTTCCGGCACCCGATCGCCCTACAATAGCCGTCATCCGGTTAGAGGGAATGTGTACGTTTATATTTTTAAGGGCATACGTACTCTCACTTTGATCATAACTAAAATACACATTACGACAATCTAACCCTCGTTTAATTTCAATAGGCTTGATATTTTTATAATCGGATTCATATAACTCTCTCGCAACTCTACATTCGTTTTGTAAATCTAATAATGCTTTAAAAGATGGAAGAGTAGATCCTATTTGCTCTAAATTAGATTGAATACTTGTAAACCTTGGCCATAACCTTGAAAAAATAACCATTATCAACATTAATTGCGCTGGCTGGGCCATGAACATCTTTATCGAAAAAAAGACAAAAATCGCAATTAATAATGAAGAAACAACTTTGAAGATCATTTGAGAAGTTGTATTTACTGTAGTTAACTTGATTCTGTTTTTTTCCATTTTTTCACTTAAGGAAAGAAACCAACTCAAATGAGAATCTTCTAATGAATTACTTTTGATATCCTTCATGCCATTAAGGTGATCTGTCATACCCGCTAAATATGTTTGTGTTAGTTGAAAAGTTTCTTTTCCTAAAGACTGAGACTTTTTGATAAATTTCCTGGAGAAGAAGATTAGGATCAATCCAAAAACTATGATAAAACTAGTCATAGTAACAGATAAATAAAGCGCAATACCGATTTGAATGAAAGTAAAAATAATAGAAGATAAAAACTGTAAGACTAAATTAATACCCGCACTCACTTTGAAGGTTTCATTTGTCATGATGTTGATGATATCAGATTTCCTCTTTTTCAGGTAAAATCCCCAATTTACTTGCAGTAAACTTCCATAGGTCTCATCTCTTAAATGCCTAATAAAACCTTGCTGGATTTTCACTCCCAGGATTGTTTGATTCCGCTTAAAAATACTTTGTCCAACCATTAACAACACGTAAACTCCCAGTATCAATAAAAGACTAATCGTTTCAGGAATTCCTAAGAATAATTCATTAACCCAACTTAAAAAAGGAACTTCCACTGTACTAATATCTAAAATACCGGTCATTCCAATCAACGGGATTAATAAGAAAATTCCTACACCCTCTAATAAACCTATTAAAATCATACAAATAAGATTGATATAAAGAATTTTCCCTGAATAATCATGTATCCGCTTGATAAAATGCAAGAGATGCTTCAAAACCATATCCTCCTATCGCAGAGCTTGTTTCTTTGTTATCCCGAATGTCTACAATGCATATTGCTTTATTGCTTAATTACGACATTTGAAGGAAAGGTATTGGGGCACATTATAGGTTTATAAGAACTTCTACCTAATAGATAAAATAGAATCCGAATGGGGTTGGTGATTCGTAGAATTTATATACGCTATTATAAATCCGTTTCCGGAGAAAATCGTGTTAAACGTCCCCCCTCTTAAAATAGGTATCGAGGACGTTAACTAGATTCTTGTTCTTTCAGCTTTTCATTACTGTTCTTTTTAGCGAATTTAGAAACGACCGTGAACCTATCCATCACTTCAGCACCGGTTATATAAAAAGGACCACTACGTAACCAAGCATGTGCAATGAGTTCTCCATTCTCATCTTTAGCTGTACCTAAATAAAGAGTACTATCTATATTTCTTTTCTCCAGCATTCTCATACCAGCAATTGCCTTTACAAGGCATTGGCTTTCCCAAAAAGTGTACCGACTCATAATATGAATAGCTCGCGATATACTGGCTAAAACCTCATTATTCGATGAATTGGAGGTATATGATGTCTCTTTCATTTGTTCACCTAGTGAAGGAGCAACTTTTGAAAATGAGATGCTCTTAAGATAACGGGCTCTACCTAAATGTAAAAATGCCTCAATAAGCAGCAGCTTTGTTTTAAAGTTCAACCGAAGAAAATTCCGCGCTTTCTTTGTGATATTCATTGTTTCCTCCTAGAGCTAGAAATTCATGATACTAGGAATTAATGCTATCTTCTATTTTAACTAGGCCTTGCTCTAACAATTGATTTATAAAGTCCGTGACTTGTTCCTCACACTCGGTTTGAGCTACATCATATTGAGACTGTAAGGTTGTAACTAAATCATGAATCGTAATGGGCTGCTTCATTAGATCCCATATCTCACCACCTAATGTTCCTAAATTATAATACTTTCCTTTTTGAACACTTAACATCACTTTTTCTCCATCCATGTCACTTACGATGTTACCTTCCCTTTGTACAATTGCTTTTTCTAACGTAATTTGATTTGTTTTCAAAATAAAGAATCCTCCTCGTTTATATTTTCTAATATTTGAGATACAAGATTATTGACTGTAAATCCTGTGTTAGGCCGATGCAATTGATACATATGGATTTTATTTAAAATATTTACCGACTCCATAAAATGCCACTCCATTAAGCCTAATCGTGGGACTAGAAAATTACGATATGTATGACAGAATAAAGTTCGGAAACGTTCTAGTTGATTTATTTTTTGTAGTGTAACTTCTCCATGCTCTGTTTTTACTAATTCAAATACAGTGCTTAATGGTAAAGGTTCATTTGAAAAACTAGACGTAACTGGTACAGCAAATTTTGTTTCCCTTTCAAATAAAGGCTGGTAACCTTTCTTTTCTATTCCAAAAACTTGTAAACTTTCTTGCCATAGTTTTTGTTGTGGATATGAGGGAGTTATAAAGGGTTTATTGTCTTTTGATAGAGAAACAGGGATAACATCATCACTTAAAAGTTGAAATCCTTCTTTTAAAAAAGCGGCAGCAAGTGTTGATTTTCCAGCTCCTGAATCACCAACGAACGCATATGCCTTCCCATTGATATTTACTGCACTTCCATGTAAAGGTATCACTTTTTTCTGAAGTAAGATAATCCCCATACATGTTCCAAGAATATATAGTCGAACATGATCCTCATCAGAATTTGATATAGGTGAAACGGTAATTTTCTTTCCTTCTTGAATCTTAAATATGGCAATGCCGGGAACTTGAAACATAACCATATGATCCTCAACAACATATTTTTGTTTTGGCAAAAGAACTTGCTTCTCCCAAAGCTCTGATAAATCCCCGTATTCAATTTCCACATCGGTCATGTCCTTGAAAATTCCGAGTCTGGGTACTTCAGGAAGGGGTATTTCACTAAAAAGGTTCAATCCGAAAGCTCTATAACCTATATTTTGTACAATCTCTACCATCTCTTTCACTCCATATACTAGGAAATTAACCAAAGCCCTTATACCTTAAAAATTGTATAAGGGCAGTTATTACTAGGGGAAAACAATCAAATCTTTAATTAACTATGGTGAACCATTTCATCTGGATCATTCTGCACACCATCAGGGATGGTTACACCAGGACCTCCCATAGTCATGTTAATGTTAAGTACTTCTAATTTTGGAGTTTGCCATTCTTTTTTCATTTTTGTCACCTCCCTTCAATAAGGTTATTTAATAGGCTCTGTAACTATATGGTTGATTCTATTTTATCAACCATCATCATAAACATAGCTTTTTAAGAAAACGATAAACAATTAAACCTCTCATTAAAATTCTAAATTCAGAATCAAAGGCAACATTAGGCTGGGGTTCTGTACGAAACTTGTTAAGTGCCTTCTTAATTGCTCCCATATTCAAAAAATTAGCTATAAACGGATCCTGACTAAGCTGTTCCACCTCACCAATAAATACATTCCAGTTTGGGAGCATTCTAGCAATGGTATCTGCACCCTGAACTCCCCGAGTTTTCTGGTTTAATCTAATGTCATCAGGCAAATACCCTTTTGTGGATCGTCTAATGAGTGATCGATCTACACCATTCTGCACAAATTGTTCAAAAGGAAGGGATAAACAAAATTGAATAACTCGTAAATCATTCGTAGGGTCATGTCCCTGTAATGAATACAGCAAGGATAATTTAGTTCCACTTGTTCCCGTTGTATTCCACATATTCAGATAACCAAAGTGATTTTTCCTAATCTCATTAATATTTGTAGGATTAACGCCCATTATATTGATTCCTTGTTCTTCTAGTTTAGAAAAAACTTTAGTTCTCCGAGCAAAATCATCATTAATTAATAGTGGCGAATCATCTTGATTATTTGCTTTGATATTAGGATGAAAAGGATAAGCCTTTTTTCCAATCACTTTCATTACTCTCGATCTTTTTACTCCCATATTTTCGCTATAAGAATTTACTTCATGATAAAGGCGGATCCATCTCATTTTTCTTAATAATAAGGCATAGTAATCAAAAGTCGGTCCCCAAGAAATTGAAAAATTTCCCCTTGCACCGTTTAACAATACTCCTATTCCAAGCTTGTTAGCCTCTTCATATATCCCCTTCACCCAGACGGAATTTTCAAAAAACTTATAGGGCATTTCCATTATTTCTAGCCATTCATCTACTACTGATAATGAGCTTTGGCCTTCAAACTTTAAATACTTAGCATTGATATTTCCAACATGATTAACTGTAGATTTAATAAGTGGCCTCTCATCTGCTACTCGTTGTTTTGGGGTCCAATCATCAAATTCATCAATAGGGATAGAGCTAAAGGTATATAATTTTTTGTTTTGGTTTCGGAGAGTATTTGCAGCAAAGCTGACAACCGACCCTGAATCCAATCCACCACTTAAATTAGCTCCCACTTTACGATGTGTCCGTAATCTCGAAGTCACTGCTTTTTGAAAAACTTCCCTAAAAGCCTCTTCATAATCGGAATTTGATTTCAAGTGCAATTTATCACTAGCTCCTACTGTACAATATCTCGAAATCATTACTTTATTATCTACTATTGATATAGTATGAGCGGGCGGTACTTGTTCAATTTTATTATAGGCGGTTAAAAAGGGATCTACCGTATCATTCATCCCTGGAATTGCTAAAAACTCCGCTAACCACTGCTCATTCAGTTTTTTTTCGATATATGGTAATTTAAGAAGAGGTTCAATAGTTGTACAAAAAGCAAATTTCTCATGGCTTTTGTGATAATATAGCGTTCTACTCCCTGCGAAATCTCTTGCCCCAAATAACTTTCTTTTTTTCTGATCCCAAATCATAAATGCAAAGTCACCTACTAAATACTTAGGAGC
Protein-coding sequences here:
- a CDS encoding ABC transporter ATP-binding protein, giving the protein MKHLLHFIKRIHDYSGKILYINLICMILIGLLEGVGIFLLIPLIGMTGILDISTVEVPFLSWVNELFLGIPETISLLLILGVYVLLMVGQSIFKRNQTILGVKIQQGFIRHLRDETYGSLLQVNWGFYLKKRKSDIINIMTNETFKVSAGINLVLQFLSSIIFTFIQIGIALYLSVTMTSFIIVFGLILIFFSRKFIKKSQSLGKETFQLTQTYLAGMTDHLNGMKDIKSNSLEDSHLSWFLSLSEKMEKNRIKLTTVNTTSQMIFKVVSSLLIAIFVFFSIKMFMAQPAQLMLIMVIFSRLWPRFTSIQSNLEQIGSTLPSFKALLDLQNECRVARELYESDYKNIKPIEIKRGLDCRNVYFSYDQSESTYALKNINVHIPSNRMTAIVGRSGAGKSTLIDILMGLNQPNRGEVRIDDTPLTNDRLLSLRRSISYIPQDPFLFNATIRENLLIIDPHASDESIWESLEFAAAADFVRKLPQGLDTLIGDRGVRLSGGERQRLVLARAILRKPAILVLDEATSALDTENEAKIQSAIERLKGKMTIIVIAHRLSTIRNADQVLVMDQGEIIQVGEYNQLASEKRGMFSNLLGIQMESSV
- a CDS encoding lasso peptide biosynthesis B2 protein, yielding MNITKKARNFLRLNFKTKLLLIEAFLHLGRARYLKSISFSKVAPSLGEQMKETSYTSNSSNNEVLASISRAIHIMSRYTFWESQCLVKAIAGMRMLEKRNIDSTLYLGTAKDENGELIAHAWLRSGPFYITGAEVMDRFTVVSKFAKKNSNEKLKEQESS
- a CDS encoding asparagine synthase-related protein; amino-acid sequence: MSAIIGIYHINEEPVNLQHGHVLMTALEKYPADSIQTWHSEKIFLGCHAQWITPESVGEQLPFHDSERQCTITADAIIDNREELFDKLHISKIDRSILTDSQLILLSYQKWGEEAPKYLVGDFAFMIWDQKKRKLFGARDFAGSRTLYYHKSHEKFAFCTTIEPLLKLPYIEKKLNEQWLAEFLAIPGMNDTVDPFLTAYNKIEQVPPAHTISIVDNKVMISRYCTVGASDKLHLKSNSDYEEAFREVFQKAVTSRLRTHRKVGANLSGGLDSGSVVSFAANTLRNQNKKLYTFSSIPIDEFDDWTPKQRVADERPLIKSTVNHVGNINAKYLKFEGQSSLSVVDEWLEIMEMPYKFFENSVWVKGIYEEANKLGIGVLLNGARGNFSISWGPTFDYYALLLRKMRWIRLYHEVNSYSENMGVKRSRVMKVIGKKAYPFHPNIKANNQDDSPLLINDDFARRTKVFSKLEEQGINIMGVNPTNINEIRKNHFGYLNMWNTTGTSGTKLSLLYSLQGHDPTNDLRVIQFCLSLPFEQFVQNGVDRSLIRRSTKGYLPDDIRLNQKTRGVQGADTIARMLPNWNVFIGEVEQLSQDPFIANFLNMGAIKKALNKFRTEPQPNVAFDSEFRILMRGLIVYRFLKKLCL
- a CDS encoding paeninodin family lasso peptide; the protein is MKKEWQTPKLEVLNINMTMGGPGVTIPDGVQNDPDEMVHHS
- a CDS encoding lasso peptide biosynthesis PqqD family chaperone — its product is MLKTNQITLEKAIVQREGNIVSDMDGEKVMLSVQKGKYYNLGTLGGEIWDLMKQPITIHDLVTTLQSQYDVAQTECEEQVTDFINQLLEQGLVKIEDSINS
- a CDS encoding aldolase; translation: MVEIVQNIGYRAFGLNLFSEIPLPEVPRLGIFKDMTDVEIEYGDLSELWEKQVLLPKQKYVVEDHMVMFQVPGIAIFKIQEGKKITVSPISNSDEDHVRLYILGTCMGIILLQKKVIPLHGSAVNINGKAYAFVGDSGAGKSTLAAAFLKEGFQLLSDDVIPVSLSKDNKPFITPSYPQQKLWQESLQVFGIEKKGYQPLFERETKFAVPVTSSFSNEPLPLSTVFELVKTEHGEVTLQKINQLERFRTLFCHTYRNFLVPRLGLMEWHFMESVNILNKIHMYQLHRPNTGFTVNNLVSQILENINEEDSLF